The Treponema pectinovorum genome includes a window with the following:
- a CDS encoding GGDEF domain-containing protein: MISNFLFEDKNSIDSLTGVYNRTVLVEYINFLVANDVPFSLAIVDIDNFKYVNDTYGHPSGDKILIEVSSRLKEIVGDSGTVGRFGGDEFLIVYPEISSYEDIWKKYRNIMAVMNNFEIREFQGLFITVTVGVSRFPEDDKNYEGLLEIADKALYFGKNKGRNCFIIYRLEKHAGIQLRSKKDKTLSSMYLHAMVFRFLTKSSDIYDGILSLFNFLSFYYAIDHLCLQKGDKIICQKIHYLALSNQFLPLNLRLVEDNLSASTEFFYVNHLESLISSNQMELCSQYVVQNIKAAFCCKIFEDDDGEVFVLRVESTSERIWQHGEMDIYITAAKIIGMLYQDRKFAI; this comes from the coding sequence ATGATTTCAAATTTTTTGTTTGAAGATAAAAACTCTATAGATAGTCTAACAGGTGTTTATAACAGGACTGTTTTAGTTGAATATATTAATTTTCTTGTGGCAAACGATGTGCCTTTTTCGCTTGCGATTGTGGATATCGATAATTTTAAATATGTAAATGACACTTATGGTCATCCTTCTGGCGATAAAATCCTAATTGAAGTTTCTTCCAGATTAAAGGAAATTGTTGGCGATAGCGGAACTGTTGGGCGTTTTGGTGGGGATGAATTTCTTATCGTTTATCCTGAAATAAGTTCGTACGAGGATATTTGGAAAAAATACAGAAATATAATGGCGGTAATGAACAATTTTGAAATAAGAGAATTTCAAGGATTGTTTATAACAGTAACCGTTGGTGTGAGCCGATTTCCAGAAGATGATAAAAATTACGAAGGACTTTTAGAAATTGCGGATAAAGCATTGTATTTTGGTAAAAACAAAGGACGTAATTGTTTTATAATCTATCGTTTAGAAAAACATGCAGGTATTCAATTACGTAGCAAAAAGGATAAAACTTTAAGTTCGATGTATTTGCATGCGATGGTTTTTAGATTTTTAACAAAAAGTTCTGATATTTATGATGGAATTTTATCACTTTTTAATTTTTTAAGTTTTTATTATGCGATTGACCATCTTTGCTTGCAAAAAGGAGATAAGATAATTTGCCAGAAAATTCACTATCTTGCGTTAAGCAATCAATTTTTGCCTTTGAATTTAAGATTAGTTGAAGACAATTTGAGTGCTTCTACAGAATTCTTTTATGTAAATCATCTTGAATCTTTAATTTCTTCAAATCAAATGGAACTTTGTTCGCAATATGTTGTACAAAACATAAAGGCGGCTTTTTGCTGTAAGATTTTTGAAGATGATGATGGAGAGGTTTTTGTCTTGAGAGTTGAATCAACTTCAGAAAGGATATGGCAGCATGGCGAAATGGACATATACATAACTGCCGCAAAGATTATTGGCATGCTTTACCAAGATAGAAAATTTGCAATTTAA
- a CDS encoding RpiB/LacA/LacB family sugar-phosphate isomerase yields MRIALINENSQAAKNSLILNALKKVVEPKGFTVVNYGMYAQEDKVQLTYVQNGILAATLLNSKAADYVITGCGTGEGAMLALNSFPGVICGHVANPLDAYTFAQINDGNAISIPFALGFGWGGDLNLEYIFEKLFSEPSGGGYPKERAIPEQRNKKILDSVREVAFKSFTEILKNLDRDLVKGSFAGEHFTEYFFRDCKDEKIAEAVKEILK; encoded by the coding sequence ATGCGTATTGCATTGATAAACGAAAATTCGCAGGCTGCAAAGAACAGCCTTATTCTAAACGCTTTAAAAAAAGTTGTAGAACCTAAAGGTTTTACTGTCGTAAACTACGGAATGTACGCTCAAGAAGATAAAGTTCAGTTGACCTATGTTCAAAACGGAATTCTTGCGGCAACTCTTTTAAATTCAAAAGCAGCAGATTATGTAATAACAGGCTGTGGAACTGGCGAAGGCGCAATGCTCGCTTTAAACAGTTTTCCTGGCGTAATTTGCGGACATGTTGCAAATCCACTGGACGCTTACACTTTTGCACAGATAAACGACGGAAACGCGATTTCAATTCCTTTTGCACTCGGTTTTGGTTGGGGCGGAGATTTAAACCTCGAATACATCTTTGAAAAACTTTTTTCAGAACCAAGCGGAGGCGGTTATCCAAAAGAGCGAGCCATTCCAGAGCAGCGCAACAAAAAGATTTTAGATTCTGTGCGCGAAGTTGCGTTTAAGTCTTTTACAGAAATTCTTAAAAATTTAGACAGAGATTTGGTAAAAGGCTCTTTTGCAGGCGAACACTTTACAGAATACTTTTTCCGCGACTGCAAGGATGAAAAAATTGCAGAAGCCGTAAAAGAAATTTTAAAATAA
- the aspS gene encoding aspartate--tRNA ligase — protein MENSKRTVTCGELTKADVGRKVVLNGWVSRTRDLGALVFIRLRDRYGITQVTVGDKASEQVKKIASSLKSEFCIAVEGIVSPRAEKDINSDMPTGEIEVEANDIEIFTASQELPFSIEEVRQKDGTLVVANEDLRLKYRYLDLRREPMQHNIILRSKVSFATREYLTSKGFLEIETPTFIKSTPEGARDYLVPSRVHPGKFYSLPQSPQLYKQILMVSGFDKYFQIARCYRDEDARGDRQPEFTQIDMEMSFTNRDEVLSTTEGMMGYIFKKTLNYDLPTKFDRISWDDAFDFYGSDKPDLRFDMKLQDAAFMAELSDFNAFKAGAAASDKNIERHKRSGLKALVVKDVADKYSRKHIEQLEAIAKINHAKGLAWMKITQDGKFEGGISKFFAGKEEEICLKLSAQKNDLLLFVSDEKWQTACVALGAVRKQLGKDLNLYNPKDEFHFAWIIDFPYFAWNEEENKWETEHHMFTLPQKKYWDTLESDPGSVKGDLYDLVLNGYELASGSMRINDPALQQRIFKIVGYSEERAQKAFGFLVQAFKFGAPPHGGIAPGLDRLIMLMCHEESIHEVIAFPKNNMAASPMDDSPSAVDEQQLKDLHINCYDVEE, from the coding sequence ATGGAAAATTCAAAAAGAACTGTAACTTGTGGTGAGCTTACCAAAGCCGATGTAGGTAGAAAAGTTGTATTGAACGGTTGGGTTAGCCGTACGAGAGATTTGGGTGCTCTTGTTTTTATAAGGCTTAGAGACCGCTATGGAATTACGCAGGTTACGGTTGGCGATAAGGCAAGCGAACAAGTTAAAAAGATTGCTTCTTCGCTAAAAAGTGAATTTTGTATTGCGGTTGAAGGGATTGTTTCTCCTCGCGCTGAAAAAGATATAAATTCCGATATGCCAACTGGCGAGATTGAAGTTGAAGCGAACGATATTGAAATTTTTACTGCGAGTCAGGAATTGCCGTTTTCAATTGAAGAAGTGCGCCAAAAGGATGGAACTCTGGTCGTTGCCAACGAGGATTTGCGTTTAAAATACCGCTATCTTGATTTGCGCCGTGAACCTATGCAGCACAATATAATTTTAAGAAGCAAAGTTTCGTTTGCAACCCGTGAATATTTAACTTCAAAAGGTTTTCTAGAAATTGAAACGCCAACCTTTATAAAATCAACTCCAGAGGGTGCGCGCGATTATTTGGTTCCTAGCCGCGTTCATCCTGGAAAATTTTATTCTTTGCCACAGAGTCCGCAGTTGTATAAGCAGATTTTGATGGTTTCTGGTTTTGATAAGTATTTTCAAATTGCTCGCTGCTATCGCGATGAAGATGCTCGTGGAGACCGCCAGCCAGAGTTTACTCAAATTGATATGGAAATGAGTTTTACGAACCGCGACGAAGTTCTTTCAACGACAGAAGGAATGATGGGTTATATCTTTAAAAAGACTTTGAATTACGATTTGCCGACAAAGTTTGACAGAATTTCGTGGGATGATGCTTTTGATTTTTACGGTTCTGATAAGCCAGATTTGCGTTTTGATATGAAGTTGCAGGATGCTGCTTTTATGGCAGAACTTTCCGATTTTAACGCTTTTAAAGCTGGAGCCGCTGCTTCTGATAAAAATATCGAAAGGCACAAGAGGAGCGGTTTAAAAGCTCTTGTTGTAAAAGATGTTGCAGACAAATACAGCAGAAAGCACATTGAACAGCTGGAAGCAATCGCAAAAATTAACCACGCAAAGGGTCTTGCCTGGATGAAAATCACTCAAGACGGTAAATTTGAAGGCGGGATTTCTAAATTTTTTGCAGGAAAGGAAGAAGAAATCTGTTTAAAACTTTCTGCGCAAAAAAATGATTTGTTGCTTTTTGTGAGCGATGAAAAATGGCAGACCGCGTGCGTTGCTCTGGGTGCGGTTAGAAAACAGCTTGGAAAAGATTTAAATCTCTATAATCCTAAAGATGAATTCCACTTTGCCTGGATAATCGACTTTCCGTATTTTGCGTGGAACGAAGAAGAAAACAAATGGGAAACAGAGCACCACATGTTTACTCTTCCGCAAAAAAAATACTGGGATACACTCGAAAGCGACCCTGGTAGCGTAAAAGGCGATTTGTACGACCTGGTTTTAAACGGTTATGAATTGGCTTCTGGTTCGATGCGTATCAACGATCCGGCTTTGCAACAGAGGATTTTCAAAATCGTAGGCTATTCTGAAGAAAGGGCGCAAAAAGCGTTTGGATTTTTGGTTCAGGCGTTTAAATTTGGAGCGCCACCACACGGCGGCATTGCTCCAGGACTCGACCGTCTTATAATGCTCATGTGCCATGAAGAGTCTATCCACGAAGTTATAGCCTTTCCAAAGAACAATATGGCTGCTTCTCCAATGGACGACAGCCCGAGTGCAGTCGACGAGCAGCAGTTAAAAGACTTGCACATAAACTGTTACGATGTTGAAGAATAA
- the purU gene encoding formyltetrahydrofolate deformylase — MNSIYTLTATCPDKSGLISSITSCIARNGGNILNLAQHTSVDLGAFFCRIQFEAPNTSEQGNIFSPASFTADFAEVAGQFDIKWNIYDKSVKQRMAIMVSKTSHCLYEILLKHEDGQLDCEIPVIISNHPDLCAVATEFHIPYFQIDTKKGKEECEKDLQSILEDYKIDVVCMARYMQILTAEFTKKWENKVINIHHGFLPAFKGARPYEQAWKKGVKLIGATAHFANEDLDQGPIIFQDVVRVKDTNSIKEFVEIGKDVERKVLVEGLKHYFNHNVFIVEGRTFVIE; from the coding sequence ATGAACAGCATTTACACACTTACAGCAACCTGTCCTGACAAAAGCGGACTCATATCTTCAATAACTTCTTGCATCGCTCGCAACGGAGGAAACATCTTAAATTTGGCACAGCACACCTCGGTCGATTTGGGAGCATTTTTTTGTAGAATTCAATTTGAAGCACCAAATACATCTGAGCAAGGCAATATTTTTAGTCCTGCTTCTTTTACGGCAGACTTTGCAGAAGTTGCAGGGCAATTCGATATAAAATGGAATATTTACGATAAAAGCGTAAAACAGAGAATGGCAATTATGGTCAGCAAGACAAGCCATTGCCTTTACGAAATTCTTTTAAAGCATGAAGATGGCCAGCTCGACTGCGAAATTCCAGTTATAATCTCAAACCATCCAGACCTCTGCGCCGTTGCAACGGAGTTTCATATTCCTTACTTTCAGATTGACACAAAAAAAGGAAAAGAAGAATGCGAAAAAGATTTGCAGTCGATTCTTGAAGATTACAAGATTGATGTTGTATGCATGGCTCGCTATATGCAGATTTTGACTGCCGAATTTACAAAAAAATGGGAAAACAAAGTGATAAACATCCATCACGGATTTTTGCCAGCGTTTAAAGGTGCACGCCCTTATGAGCAGGCGTGGAAAAAAGGCGTAAAATTGATAGGAGCAACCGCTCACTTTGCAAACGAAGATTTGGATCAAGGTCCAATAATTTTTCAGGATGTTGTGCGAGTAAAAGACACAAACTCCATAAAAGAATTTGTTGAAATAGGAAAAGATGTTGAACGCAAGGTTTTGGTAGAAGGTTTAAAGCACTATTTTAATCACAATGTATTTATCGTAGAAGGAAGAACTTTCGTAATTGAATAG
- the udp gene encoding uridine phosphorylase, which yields MIDYAEGSGKQYHTGVSPSEIGKYVILPGDPKRCKKIAEYFDEAKLVSDVREYTTYTGTLEGVKVSVTSTGIGGPSAAIAIEELAKSGAHTFIRTGTCGGMQENVLSGDIVIATGAVRMEGTSREYAPIEYPAVPSLDCVNALVKAAQSKKIAHHVGVVQCKDSFFGQHEPEVMPVSYELQNKWQAWLRMGCLASEMESAALFIAGSFLKVRVGSCFLVVANQERAKKDLPNPQVHDTELSIAVAVEALRLLIQEDLKNGRADR from the coding sequence ATGATTGATTATGCAGAAGGAAGTGGAAAACAATACCACACAGGTGTTTCTCCCAGCGAGATTGGAAAATATGTTATTTTGCCTGGCGACCCAAAACGGTGCAAAAAAATTGCCGAATATTTTGATGAAGCAAAACTCGTTAGTGACGTGCGCGAATACACAACCTACACAGGCACTTTGGAAGGTGTAAAAGTGAGCGTAACTTCGACAGGTATTGGAGGTCCTTCTGCTGCCATTGCGATTGAAGAACTTGCAAAATCCGGGGCGCACACTTTTATACGGACAGGAACCTGTGGTGGAATGCAGGAAAATGTTTTGAGTGGCGATATTGTGATTGCAACAGGCGCAGTTCGCATGGAAGGCACAAGCCGCGAATACGCACCCATCGAATATCCTGCTGTTCCTTCGCTGGACTGCGTGAATGCACTTGTAAAAGCGGCACAATCAAAAAAAATTGCACATCATGTTGGCGTAGTTCAGTGCAAGGATTCGTTTTTTGGTCAGCATGAACCAGAAGTTATGCCAGTCAGCTACGAACTCCAAAATAAATGGCAGGCTTGGCTTAGAATGGGTTGCCTCGCTTCAGAAATGGAAAGTGCGGCTCTTTTTATTGCAGGCAGTTTTTTAAAAGTTAGAGTTGGCTCCTGTTTTTTGGTAGTTGCAAATCAGGAAAGGGCAAAAAAAGATTTGCCAAATCCTCAAGTTCACGACACAGAACTTTCAATCGCGGTTGCGGTAGAAGCGCTAAGGCTTTTGATTCAAGAAGATTTAAAAAATGGCAGAGCGGATAGATAG
- a CDS encoding tRNA1(Val) (adenine(37)-N6)-methyltransferase: MAERIDSLHLPDYRIIQDDKTFCYGIDAVLLSNFVLKNTSFNLSSPNENLQRTDEGESNFSTTKIFDLGTGNAIIPILIAAQSIAPLKITGLEYQKKIWDMANRSVQLNNFSPETCIQIVHGDIKNIPNLLKKSLADIVVSNPPYVKSSCARQSSNTEKMIARQEIFCTLDDVILGAAHLLKENGKFFMIHRPQRLQEIFDSLKKNGFDDVQYQFVCPFKEHKPTMVLVCATFIDKKIYKITKTQLPPLVVYEKKNSRVEYTDEVRKIYFP, from the coding sequence ATGGCAGAGCGGATAGATAGCCTTCATCTTCCAGATTACAGGATAATTCAAGACGATAAAACTTTTTGCTACGGAATAGATGCCGTTTTGCTCAGCAATTTTGTTTTAAAAAATACGTCGTTCAATCTTTCTTCGCCCAATGAGAATCTCCAACGTACTGACGAGGGGGAATCCAATTTTTCAACCACAAAAATTTTTGATTTAGGAACAGGCAACGCAATAATTCCAATTTTGATTGCTGCGCAAAGTATTGCGCCTCTAAAAATTACAGGTCTTGAGTATCAAAAAAAAATTTGGGATATGGCAAACCGCTCTGTTCAATTAAATAATTTTTCGCCAGAAACATGCATACAAATCGTCCATGGCGATATAAAAAATATTCCAAATCTATTAAAAAAAAGCCTTGCAGATATAGTTGTTTCAAATCCGCCGTACGTAAAATCTTCTTGTGCTAGACAAAGTTCCAATACAGAAAAAATGATTGCACGCCAAGAAATTTTTTGCACGCTGGACGATGTTATTTTGGGTGCGGCGCATCTTTTAAAAGAAAACGGCAAATTTTTTATGATTCATCGGCCACAGCGTTTGCAGGAAATTTTTGATTCGCTCAAAAAAAATGGATTTGATGATGTGCAATATCAATTCGTTTGTCCATTTAAAGAACACAAGCCAACTATGGTTTTGGTATGTGCAACTTTTATCGACAAAAAAATTTATAAGATCACGAAAACTCAACTTCCGCCGCTCGTAGTCTACGAGAAAAAAAATTCCAGAGTAGAATATACTGACGAAGTTAGAAAAATATATTTTCCATGA
- a CDS encoding putative bifunctional diguanylate cyclase/phosphodiesterase has translation MNEILKTITVEQLEALIGVFNESSDSFSYALDLDADSLFVSDAALKIFDFPSNKFSNAKEILSHFVYRDDFNMFATSLNDIFSGKRTAINVRFRALNRTSYPVWLNIKGSVIFCTKEARKFLVGVTNLVECPEENDPLTNLPTETNFRKNFEEQWNRAQKTSGFLLKIDIDNMGSLNEQYGMLAGDFVVTLIADCVKRAARGIADVYKLNGDEFLCVNLSHYSALDAQKIYQNLKMGIAATEQKIDYEVVFTVSAGAVTFFNDPSPLDELLKKVNHTVKEAKHKGRNNLTMFNAGEYSKHLRDLNFQEKFRNSIKNNFEGFQLFYQPVVDAKNMYLDSANSVTNVIGAEALLRFSCPEFGMITPDEFIPVLENSGLIIPVGRWILMTGFKQCKEWNKVQKDFHLSINLSYVQVKKSDILSDVQMALDASGVKPQNITLELTESGYMDSAAELQNLVESFRALGLNIDIDDFGTGYSNLRYLQYLNANTLKLDYSFVHKATGGDKGDKTVIKHITHMAHELNMKVCMEGVESEEDLEKLNGFEPDKFQGYFFGRPCNPVVFREHHLREDSKKDSYSL, from the coding sequence GTGAACGAAATTTTAAAAACTATTACCGTTGAACAACTAGAAGCGTTGATTGGGGTTTTTAATGAAAGTTCAGATTCTTTTAGTTATGCGTTAGATTTAGACGCTGATTCTCTTTTCGTAAGCGACGCTGCCCTTAAGATTTTCGATTTTCCTTCAAATAAATTTTCAAATGCAAAGGAAATTTTAAGTCATTTTGTTTATCGCGATGACTTTAATATGTTTGCTACTTCATTAAACGATATTTTTTCTGGAAAAAGAACTGCAATCAATGTGCGCTTCCGTGCACTTAACAGAACAAGTTATCCAGTTTGGTTAAATATTAAAGGTTCTGTAATATTTTGTACAAAAGAAGCAAGAAAATTTCTTGTTGGGGTTACAAATCTCGTTGAATGTCCAGAAGAAAACGACCCTCTTACAAATCTCCCGACCGAAACTAATTTTAGAAAAAATTTCGAGGAGCAATGGAATCGTGCCCAAAAAACAAGTGGATTCTTATTAAAAATTGATATTGACAATATGGGCTCTCTAAACGAGCAATACGGCATGCTTGCAGGAGATTTTGTTGTCACCTTAATTGCAGACTGTGTAAAACGTGCTGCAAGAGGCATTGCAGATGTTTATAAATTAAATGGCGATGAATTTTTGTGTGTTAATCTTTCTCACTATTCGGCTTTGGATGCACAAAAAATATATCAAAATTTAAAAATGGGAATCGCAGCAACAGAACAAAAAATCGACTATGAGGTTGTTTTTACAGTAAGCGCTGGTGCGGTTACATTTTTTAATGACCCTTCTCCACTAGATGAGCTTTTAAAAAAAGTAAATCACACTGTAAAAGAGGCAAAACATAAGGGACGCAACAACCTTACAATGTTTAATGCTGGCGAATATTCAAAGCATTTGAGGGATTTAAATTTTCAAGAAAAATTCCGTAATTCTATAAAAAACAATTTTGAAGGTTTCCAACTTTTTTATCAGCCTGTCGTTGATGCCAAAAATATGTATTTGGATTCTGCAAACTCTGTTACAAATGTCATTGGGGCAGAAGCCTTGTTGCGTTTTAGTTGCCCAGAATTTGGAATGATTACTCCAGACGAGTTTATTCCTGTTTTGGAAAATAGCGGTTTGATAATTCCTGTTGGTAGATGGATTTTGATGACTGGCTTTAAACAATGCAAAGAATGGAATAAAGTTCAAAAAGATTTCCATTTAAGCATAAATCTTTCTTATGTGCAGGTAAAAAAGAGCGACATCCTTTCCGATGTTCAAATGGCCTTAGATGCTTCTGGAGTAAAACCTCAAAATATAACCCTTGAACTTACAGAAAGCGGTTACATGGACAGTGCAGCCGAATTGCAAAATTTGGTAGAAAGTTTTAGAGCATTGGGCTTAAACATTGATATAGACGATTTTGGAACAGGATATTCAAATCTTCGTTATTTGCAGTATTTAAATGCAAACACTTTAAAGCTTGACTATTCTTTTGTTCATAAAGCTACAGGTGGAGATAAAGGCGATAAAACTGTAATAAAGCACATAACCCACATGGCACACGAACTCAATATGAAAGTCTGCATGGAAGGTGTTGAATCCGAAGAAGATCTTGAAAAACTTAACGGCTTTGAACCAGATAAATTCCAAGGCTACTTCTTTGGTAGACCTTGCAATCCAGTTGTGTTCAGGGAACATCACCTTAGAGAAGATTCCAAAAAAGATTCTTATAGCCTTTGA
- a CDS encoding dicarboxylate/amino acid:cation symporter, whose product MKLWIKYVLGIFLGILSAFVLPVNNPTVSSIIAVLSEFSIRFGRYTLLPLLFFSVTCAIFKLRSSKLLKKTAIWTGGIIIAGTLGLAFLGLISILLVRLPRIPITGEKITELPSIGLRAFLMQIFPYSSFEALKNGAFLLPAFVFAGFAGAGAASDQTSSKPVITFFESAAKLCYTVMSFFIEWLCVGMIAISSYWMITARAIFSAGIYTPLFIMLFVDFILVFVVIYPLTVRFLCNDLHPMHLVYASITPILTAFFSADSNLALLVNLRHSRESLGIHSQSADTTIPLFSIFARGGTALVTSICFVMILRSYSSLGFTAFDVLWIFFMTFSLSFVLGALPTGGTFIALTVLCTMYSRGFEAGYLLLRPAAPVFASFAAAFDAISAIFGSYVVAVKTKQIEHVDLKHYI is encoded by the coding sequence ATGAAACTTTGGATAAAATACGTTCTTGGAATATTCTTAGGAATACTCAGCGCTTTTGTGTTACCTGTAAATAATCCCACTGTATCTTCGATAATTGCAGTTCTAAGTGAATTTTCAATCAGATTTGGACGTTATACGCTTTTGCCTTTACTTTTTTTTAGCGTAACTTGTGCAATCTTTAAACTTCGTAGTTCAAAACTTTTAAAAAAGACTGCAATTTGGACTGGCGGAATAATAATAGCAGGGACTTTGGGACTTGCATTTTTAGGTTTAATTTCAATTCTTTTGGTAAGGCTCCCAAGGATTCCAATCACTGGCGAAAAAATTACAGAACTGCCTTCAATAGGGTTACGCGCATTTTTAATGCAGATTTTTCCATATTCTAGCTTTGAAGCCCTCAAAAACGGCGCATTTTTACTGCCAGCTTTTGTTTTTGCAGGATTTGCTGGAGCAGGAGCGGCAAGCGACCAGACTTCTTCAAAACCAGTTATAACTTTTTTTGAATCCGCAGCAAAACTCTGCTACACCGTGATGTCGTTTTTTATAGAATGGTTATGCGTTGGAATGATTGCAATTTCATCTTATTGGATGATAACAGCAAGAGCGATATTTAGTGCAGGAATTTACACCCCACTTTTTATAATGCTGTTTGTAGATTTTATTTTAGTCTTTGTTGTGATTTATCCACTTACCGTAAGATTTTTGTGCAACGATTTACATCCAATGCATCTGGTATACGCAAGCATAACACCGATTTTAACTGCATTTTTTTCTGCCGACTCAAACCTTGCACTGCTTGTAAATTTAAGGCATTCAAGAGAAAGTCTTGGAATTCATTCACAATCGGCAGACACGACTATTCCGCTTTTTTCAATTTTTGCACGCGGAGGAACCGCTCTCGTTACTTCAATCTGTTTTGTAATGATTTTGCGTTCTTACTCAAGTTTAGGATTTACAGCGTTTGACGTGCTTTGGATATTCTTTATGACTTTTTCGTTGAGCTTTGTTCTGGGTGCTCTTCCTACAGGAGGCACTTTTATAGCGCTCACAGTATTGTGCACGATGTACAGCCGTGGTTTTGAAGCAGGGTACCTTTTATTAAGACCAGCAGCTCCTGTTTTTGCAAGTTTTGCAGCCGCCTTTGACGCAATTTCTGCAATATTTGGAAGTTACGTTGTTGCAGTAAAGACAAAGCAAATTGAGCATGTTGATTTAAAACACTATATCTAA
- a CDS encoding MgtC/SapB family protein, producing MRDFYISCLIKIFFAFIVGFVLGVERKFRQQAVGMRTLILICESTTLLSILSDWISIQMGSADTARIAAGVISGIGFLGAGVIMKTGLNIKGLTSAAIIWTDATIGLCIGEGLYLPSFAVLVVSIISLISLEKIEERWFPARRTKSLHLTFKTDSLDMTSLKKLIQDKGFLVTDVNMNQIKEQNLTVVHYSVKAPEMSDYTDFLCSLNSVAELSEFKITD from the coding sequence ATGAGAGATTTTTACATTTCCTGTCTTATAAAAATATTTTTTGCATTTATAGTTGGCTTTGTTCTTGGCGTTGAAAGAAAATTTCGACAGCAAGCCGTCGGAATGAGAACCCTAATATTGATATGCGAATCTACAACTTTGCTTTCTATCCTTTCGGACTGGATTTCGATTCAAATGGGAAGTGCCGATACTGCCAGAATTGCGGCAGGCGTCATAAGCGGAATCGGTTTTTTAGGTGCTGGCGTGATAATGAAGACCGGCCTTAATATCAAAGGGCTCACTTCGGCTGCAATAATTTGGACAGATGCGACAATAGGTTTGTGCATTGGGGAAGGGCTTTATTTGCCTTCGTTTGCAGTTTTAGTTGTTTCGATAATTTCTTTGATAAGCCTTGAAAAAATAGAAGAGCGATGGTTTCCTGCAAGGCGGACTAAATCCTTGCACTTAACTTTTAAAACCGACTCTCTGGATATGACGAGCCTTAAAAAACTGATTCAAGATAAGGGATTTTTAGTTACAGATGTGAATATGAACCAGATAAAAGAGCAGAATTTGACTGTTGTTCACTATTCCGTAAAAGCTCCAGAAATGAGCGATTATACAGATTTTCTTTGTTCGCTTAATAGCGTTGCCGAATTGAGTGAATTTAAAATCACTGATTAA